DNA from Leptospira bandrabouensis:
TGAGTTAGGTGAAGGTGTCGAACTAGATTAAATTTTTCCCTGAAAAGACAGGACGGTAAATTATGTCGCCCTGTCTCAAGTGAAGTTTGAAATCGTAAGACAAATATTTTGTCTTACGAAGTTACCGGTTTTTTGGTTTATCTTTTTTTGATCATACCTGCAATGAAGATAAGTAAAATGGCACCTACGACTGCCACAATCAATTCCGCAATCAGACCATAAGATCGAAAACCTAATAGGCCAAATACAATTCCTCCTAAAAAGGAACCGACAACACCGATCACTAAATTGGCAATCAGCCCAAATCCTTTTCCACGCAAAATACGACCAGCAAGCCAACCTGCTGCAAGACCAATCAGTAAAAACCAAATAAAACTAAACATAAGTTACTATCCTTGTTGCCTTTTCTTTTGAATTCTCATAAATTTACAAGAAGTCGTTTGAGAATCAAATCATATACGCAGGCTACATTTGAAAAATCAACTTTTAACAGGTCCCTATTATTTTGGTATGAAAGATTTGGATGTATTCAAAAAACATTTCATCCAAGAAAACCAAGGGAAACCTCTTTTCCTCATTCGTTTTGAAAACATTACTGGTATCGAACTTACTGATTTTTTGGATCTACTTCGAACTGAGTTTTATAACTGTATGGATTTGGAAGATATTACTTTTGGATTTCACCATATTGAAAAACAAAACATTTTGATTATGGGGATCTCTCCCCTTTTTGAATGGGATATCGAACGATTCCCAAATATTGAAAATGCAGTTGGTAAATTCCAACAACAATGTTTACAGAATAAAACTGCATCCTTTCACTTTGGAGTTTCTAGAACTCAATCTAATTTCATCTCGGATGATGAGGAAATTTATAACGAACTTTATAAATCATCAGAAAAAAATCTAAACGATAACCTAGTTCGTTGGAGTTGGACATATTACAATAAAGCCAATACTTATATTTCTGGTTCAGTTCATGAAGCCATGATCCAACCGACTGTCATCTTCAACCCTAAAGACAAAACCTATTCTGTGAAAGGCGGCGAAGTTTTTCTAGGTGGTGGAGCCTATATCGGTTATAAAGATTTGATCAATGACATTCCTTCTGACCAAGATATAAATCGTATTGAACTTTTGATTTTAGAAAAGTTGATCATAGCTTGTGAAGGGGCACCAGGGTTATTAAAATTCAATATTTCGCCTCAATCGTTAATTGATACTTTTTCGCAAATGGACCGAGTCGATCGACTGAAAAAACTCATCCAGAATAAAGACCTACTTCCTGAAAACATACGATTCGAACTCGTAGAAAAACCTTATGATGATTCGCACTTTCCATTAAAAGATGTATGTCATGCATTCTATTCACATGGAATGAGTTTTGCGGCAGACGACTTTGGGGTAAAAAGTCAGTCCCACCAAATCGTTTTAGATCTAGGAATTATGATCAAAGAATTTAAACTAGATCCTATTAGTTTTAAATTCAAAATGGAAGAAGACCAAATTAAATTTTTGGATAACTTGGCATTTATTGATTATTGTAAACGTCTAGCTGATAACAGGGAGGCTGTGATTACTGCTGAAGCTGTTGAGGATTTTGATACTTTACGATTTCTTATGGAACACCAAATTTACCAATTCCAAGCAAACATTCTATTTGGAAAAATGACCGTATCGGATTATAAAAGGGATTTTGAAGTTCTGCATTCAATCCATGAAGATGTTGTGAAAGAAGTATTGACAGATAAAATTTTGTCAGAAAAACAAAAGAAAGTTGGGAATTTGTTTCGGGTTGCTTCCGAAGAAGGTTTAATTTAAAATTCATTATGCATTTCATCATGGCGATTGAAAACGATCCCAATTCCTCTCAGGATTTGGAAAATATCTTCCTTGGTTTACGCCAACGAGTTGTTATCACTAAGTTTTCTCAAACAGTCCAAGAATATGTGAAATCCTCTAATCCAGATATCATATTAATGGGTTTGTCCTTTAAGGATAAAAAAGAATTAGAATTTGTTTTGGAACTTCGCCGTGATGTGATCACTCATAACATTCCTATTTTGGCTATGATTCCCAAAGAAGATTCCAACTTCATAGCAAATCATAAAGCTCTTGGTTTTACAGATTATATGGTTAAACCATTAATCAAACAACCTCTTTTAGATCGTATCCACTCACATATTGAAGAATATAAGTTTAGCGAATCATCCAAAACAAGAGACAATATGTCATTTGTTGTTGTGGATAGAGGACATGGACGTGTATTGTTTCAGTGTCGTGCTAATCTCAAACGATATGTATTTCCAGAATTCAAAAAAATATTCACACCTAATTTTTTAAAGTCCATCCAGTCTGAACGTATTTGTTTTGATGTTCGCGTTGTTCCCGAATTGGGAAAAGATGAAGTAGAAGTTTTCGAACGTGTGATGAAACTGTTTTCAAATCACGAAAAAGTTGTATTCATCGCTGGTCGACACATGGGTGCTTTTATTGAACATGCAGCAGATGATGAAAAAATGTTAGTATTCATGGCGCCAAACGAGTTCGAAGAATATGTAAAAATGGAAGAACAGAAAAAAGAAGAACAACGTAAAAAAGAAAAAAAGGAAAAGTTTATTAAGGAAACAGGTAAAGAACCTCCACCAGCTCCTACACTTTTAAGCCAGGTTAAAATTGAACTTCCAATCAATCCACCCAGCGAACCAGAAATTTCAAATCCTTCTTCAGAATCGACAGATACTTCGTCTAACTCTGATTCAACGCAATCTCCACCCCAACCATAATTGATAAAAATTAAACAAAAGAAGTAACCAATGAACTACAAACGAGAAGTCATCGATATTCCCAACGGCAAAGGCGAAATCATTCGCTTTCAAATGAACGAACAAAATTCACTCACCGGTCAAAACATGAGAGACCTCGGTGAAATTTTAAATGAAATCAAGGCCGACAATTCCAAACGTGGTGTGATTTTAACCACAGACAATCCTAAGTTTTTTTGCAATGGACTCGATGCAGAAAACTTACTTTCTACCAGTAGAGACAAACTCATCGATGAAGTCGGTGGCATTGTTATTTTATTCGGTGAGTTAGTTAAATTTGATAAACCTCTCATTACCGAAGTCACCGGTCATGCCATGGGTGGTGGTGCGGTCATCACGGTTGCATCTGATTTTAAATATATGTTGGATGGAAAAGGAAGGATTGGTTTTACAGAAGTCAATGTGGGTCTTCCGCTTCCTGGAAGTTTTATCGATCGGATTCGAATGTGTGTGGATCCAAGGTATTGGGCAGAAGTATGTTTAGAAGGAACCACTTACAAAGGTGCCGAAGCCAAAAAAATTGGTCTTATCGATGAAGTGGCTCCAACTCCCGAAGAGGTTCGAAAACTTGCATTAAAGAAACTGGAGGCCCTGTCGAAAGTTCCTTCCGCTGCCTACCGGGCTACAAAAAATACTTTGAATGGTGCACTGATAGCTCACCTAGATCAGTATAAAAAGGACACGATCAAATCCTTTGAACAACCAGGTGTTGTTGATAATTTACTCGAAGCAATGACAGCCCTTAAGGAAAAACGTAGACCCGTTTTTAAATAAATTTTTACAGAACGAGGGGAAAATGAGAATGGCCCCTCGATTCTTATAAGTCTTTTCACCATAATAGCCGAAAAATATAGTGAAATCTGATGTTGCGTTCTCTCGTATTAGTACTTATACTTTCTTTCTTTCCCCTTTCTGCAATATCTGTCTCTGATTTTCCCCCAGGTTTTGTTTTAAAAAATCCCTACGTCTGGCCCGTCAAAGGATATGATTCTATCACCGGCACCTTCGGTGAATTTCGAACAGGTCATTTTCATATGGGCCAAGATTTTTCTACAGGTGGCAGGATTGGTATTCCTATCGTAGCTGTCGCAAAAGGAAAAATCACACGAGTACAAAGAAGATGGACTAGCATAGGTTATGCGTTATTCCTCCAACACGATGATGGAATGACTTCACGGTACGGTCATTTACATAAATTTTCACAAAAAGTTATCAAACAAATCTTAAAATCAAAACAAGCAAAAAGATACAAAGATAGAACCGATTTTGATATAGCACTTCCTGAACCAGTTGAGGTAGAAGCTGGCGAAACAATAGCATTTTCTGGTGACACAGGAGTGGGGCCACCTCACCTTCACTTTGAACTTTTTAAAGACAACGTATATTATAATCCCGTACATTATGGATTAGGATACAACGTGGCAGAACCTATTGTATTCAATGCACTTCGGATTACGCCACAAACACCACGAACTTTTATTAACGGCCGAAATGAAACCGTTGAAATTCCTTTTTATGAAACAGGTGGAAACCGATTTGAGTTATCCGAGTCACCTACTCTCTTTATACAGGGAAAAGTGGGAATACAAATTGCAATCCACCAAAAATCAAATAGTAATCGTCTTGGTATTTTCACCTTAGATATGTTAATTGGTGAAAATGTTTTACAAGGTTTCCAACTATCGAAAATTCTAAAAGAACACACAAGAAAAAACGTATTATTATATGACAGTTCTGTAAGTAAACCTAATGGAAACCCATTTTCCTATTATTTACATACAAGAGATGGGAATGACCTTCTTGGAATGCGGAGTAATGGAAGAGAACAAGGCCTACTCGATAGCGAACAAATGAGAATGGGTGAACCAAAAGAGATTACCATTCGAGCTACTGGTATGGGTGGCCAGATGTCTTTTGCTTCCTTTTATATTCTAAAAGACCAAGGGGATTATAGTCATATTGTCACTAAAGAATGGAAATACAATGTGTACTATGATCGTTATACGACTTTCAAATCGAAAGATACAAAAGTGGAATTATTTTTTCCAGTAAATGCTGTGTATTCCAAAGCATTTTTTGAAATTGAAGCCCAAGAACAAATACAAATCAAAACACAAGGGCTCAACCAACTTTCCAGTGTATATAAAATTGGTCCTGATTTTAAGGATTTTAATTTAGGTTATGACCTTTATGTAAAGGTACCAAAATCGAAAGATATTAACTCAGCTGACCTATATGAAGTTTTACCAGATGGAAACGTTAAAAAAATAAATGGATCTTCTTTTAGTTCTTGGGGCCAGTTTTTCAAAGTAAGATTACGCAAGACAGGAATGTTTGTGGTTCTTTCAGACCAAACTCCTCCTACAATCTACTTACACGAGTTGATGAGTAAAACCGTTTATCCTAGAGAAGATTTTGCTTTGTATTTAAAAGCTGTGGATGTTGGATCAGGAATTATGCCTGACGGGTTTGACATCACAGTGGATGGAATTCCAGGCAAAGCGGAATTTTTTCCTAAAGACGGTCGTTTGGAAATCTTTGAACCAGAGATTTTATATGAACCAGGGAAACATACTGTGCTTGCGAGTGTGCGAGATTTTGCTGGAAATTGGAGTTCGACAGTTCGATATGATTACGAAATACAGGCTCCACCTGTTACGGAAGAAAAGAAAAAACTTCCTAACGAAAATCAAAACGTAGATTTGGGAAAAGATAAAAAGAATATAAAAGAAACTAAAACAAAACCATCTTCACCTAAGGTGCAAAAGGCGGTGAAACCAATTTCAATCGCACCCAAGGCAAAGGATAAAAAATCTACATCCCGATAGCCGCACCACCGTCTACACGGAGGTAAGTTCCAGTAATGTAAGATGCATCGTTACTTAAGAAAAACTTAACAGCAGATGCGATCTCTTCTTGTTTTCCCGGACGTTTGAGTGGGATTACAGAAGGATCAGTTAACTTGTCTTGCACTTCTTTGGAAAGTGTTCCCGTCATTTCTGTTTGTACATAACCTGGACAAACTGCATTTACGAGTACGTTTCTTCCTGAAAATTCACGAGCAGAAACTTTTGTTAATGCAATCACTCCCGCTTTGGAAGTAGAGTAGTTTGCTTGGCCTGGTTGGCCGGTTAATCCAGAAACAGAAGAGATGTTTACGATTCTACCAGAGTCAGATTTTAGAATGAGTTTACTTGCGGACTTAGTCATAAGGAAAACTCCCTTACAGTTTACATCCATAACAAAGTCATATTCTTGTTCAGACATACGAATGAGAAGATTGTCTTTTAAAACTCCAGCGTTGTTTACTAGAAAATCTAGTTTTCCAAAAGCCTCTTTAGTTTTGCTGATCGCAGTGTCGCAGTCTTCTGGTTTTGTTACGTTACAAGCAACTCCAATTGCTTTCACACCAAATTTTGCTTCTACTTCTCTTGCAGCTTCTTCAATTTTTTCCTGATTCAAATCAACAAGCACCAAACTTGCACCATGCGATGCGATTCGGTTTGCGATTGCTCTTCCCAAACCAATGGGAGAGGCAGCTCCCGTTACCAGTGCTACTTTTCCTTCGAATTCTTTGGACATATGCCCCCCTAGGATTTATTACTAGATTCTAAACTTGAATTTCGAACATCGTTCGGCAATCGTAAAATTCCCAGTTGAAAGAGAAGTTTCTAATGAAAGACTGCCCTTATGATCGATCGATACAGCCATCCAGAGATTTCTGCCATCTGGGAATTAGAGAACAAATTTAAGATTTGGACAGATATTGAAATTTATGCCTGCGAAGCCCGCGCCAACCGTGGAGAAGTTCCCAAAGAGGACCTAGAAACCATCAAACAAAAGGCAAAATTCAATGTGGACGAAATTCTAGAAATAGAATCCAAAGTTCACCATGATGTGATCGCCTATTTGACAAACCTAAACTCTTATATAGGACCAGCAGGCCGACATGTTCACTTTGGACTGACATCCAGTGACGTTGGTGACACTGCACTTTGTGTACAAATGGTCCAAGCAATGGACCTTCTCATCCAAAGAACCGAAACTCTTTTAGAAACCACAAAACAAAAAGCAAAAGAGTACAAAGACCTTCCTTGTATCGGACGTTCTCATGGAATCCATGCGGAACCAATGACACTTGGTCTTAAGTTTGCTCTCTTCTATGCGGAGATGACTCGAAACTTAGAACGGATGAAAGATGCTAGGGCTCAAGTTGCGGTAGGTAAACTATCTGGAGCTGTGGGAACCTATTCCAATATTGATTTAGAAATTGAAGAATATGTGTTAACCAAACTTGGATTAACTGTTGATCCCATTGCTACACAAGTTATTTCTCGTGACCGCCATGCATTTTATATGTCAGTGCTTGGAGTGGTTGCTGCCAGTTTAGACCGAATGGCAACTGAAATTCGACTCTTACAAAAAACGGAAGGGCGCGAAGTAGAAGAACCTTTTGCCAAAGGCCAAAAAGGATCTTCGGCTATGCCTCACAAACGTAATCCTGTTGTTTGCGAAAGAATTTCTGGAATCTCCAGAGTCATTCGGTCCAACGTAAACGTGGGATTACAAAACGTTGGACTTTGGCATGAAAGAGATATTTCTCATTCTTCTGCCGAACGAATTGTACTTCCCGATTCTACCATCGCACTCGATTACATTTTAGAGAAAATGAATTTTGTCCTAAAAGGACTTCATGTGTATCCTGATGCCACAGAACGCACATTAAATGTGACACGTGGATTAATTTTTTCACAAAAAGTTCTGTTGTGGTTGATTGAAAAAGGTGGAATCACTCGTGAAGATGCCTACTTAATCGTACAGGAAAATGCAATGGCAGTATGGGCAGACCAATCCAAAAATCTTCGTGACCTTTTAAAACAAGATCCAAGATGTTCTGCCATCCTAAAAGATAGCGACTTGGATGAAATTTTCCAAATCAAACCTTATTTGGAAAGGATTCCTCTCATTTTCAAACGATTGGGGATTACTGATTAATTAGTTTTAAGAAAAATCAAATCTTAGATTTCAAAAAGGATTAGGTTCTTACAAACCTAGTCCTTTTTTTTTGGATTTTTATCTTTTGTATTTAAAAACTTTTCAAAAAAACCGGATGATTAACGAAAAACACAAATAAAAATTTATGAAAAAAAGTATCGGATTAGTATATCTACAATTGGCCGCTCAAACTTTCTGAATCAATTTGAACATTTGTTAAAGATTGAATAAATAATATAGTTTTTAATAATTCTTTTCTAATTCGGTAACCAACCATTGGATCAAATCTTTTAACATCTCTCTGTTGATACTATGGCCTTCTTCATATTCCTGATAATAAGGCCGAATGCCAATGGATTCCAAATATTGTTTCACCGAACGTGCATATTCAACTGATAACACTCGATCCTTGGTCCCATGAGAAATAAATATCTTCTTTTTGAAAAGATCATCTGTGACCTTTATCATTTCCTTATTCTCTTCCAGCAACCTTCCACTTAAAGCAATGATCCCTTTGAATTTCTCTGGATAAAGTAATCCAATAGAATAAGACATGATGGCACCTTGACTAAAGCCACAAGTCCAAACATTGGATTCATCATATTGGTGATTGAATTTAAGGTAATCCAAAAAATCTAATAATAGCTTTCTACTCTCTTTTTCTTGGTCTAAATTGATTTTAGGTTGGCCAGTTGTAAATAATACTTCATACCATCCAAAACTTTTAGGACCTAATACCAAAGGACCCCTAAGTGAAACGATCAGAAAAGAATCAGGTAAATTACTTGCTAAGGAAAACAAATCTTCTTCATTACTTCCAACGCCATGTAACAATAAGAGAAGAGGTGGTTTTTCAATCGATACCTTTGGTTTTCGAATTAAAAATTCTAACGGTTTTTCCATATGATTATCTCTTTCTATTATTACTTTTGATTACGAATCAAACCTGACAGAAGTCATTGTCAACGCACCTGCGACTGGTTTATCATTAAAGAAGGACACCTTATCTGAATCAAGTTTTGTCCCTAACGTATAAATTAACGGCAAATAATGTTCCGCAGTGGGGATGGCCCATTCAAATTCCTTTCCATGATTTCGAAATTGAATTAATGAGTCATTGTCTCCTGCCATAATCCAATTTTTGACCTTTTGGTTTACATTCAGCGCCCAGTCAAATCCATACACTTCGTTTAATCGGTCCCAAGCCACCATACGCAAGTTATGTACTATATTTCCACTAGCTATAATTAATACACCATGGTTTCGAAGCGGAATTAATTCTTTTGCTAACTGAAAGTGTTGTTCAGGAGAAGTTTTATAATCCATACTCAACTGAACAATGGGTACATCGGCATCAGGATAAATATGTTTGATCACACTCCAAGCTCCGTGGTCCAAACCCCATTCGTAATCTAATTTTACATTCTGAGATTTCACCATTGATTGCACTAGTTTTGCAAGTTCTGGGTTACCTGGCGCCGGGTATTGAACATCAAATAAAGCTTTTGGGAATCCACCAAAATCATGTATGGTGGGGGGATTTTCCATGGCGGTTACAAAAGTACCATCGGTTACCCAGTGGGCAGAAATACAAAGAATCGCTTTTGGTTTGGGAAGATCAGAGGAAAGATTTCGTAAACCTTCTACAAATTCATTTTCCTCAATCGCATTCATCGGACTTCCATGTCCCAAAAAAAGCGAAGTAAAAGTTTCTGAGCTTTGGAAAATACCCCAATTTTCTATGTTTTCTGCATGATTCATGATAGTTACCTGAATTAAATTTATCCGTCCCTCTATTTAGATAGTTTAATATCAAATCATTTATTGTCAATCTATTCCTTGTTCCAGAAACCCAATTTCTTCTTTTCTAAGTTCACACTCTATCGTCAAATTACCGAGAATACGCTAAGGAGAAAATTGAGGATTGGAAACAAATAAAACAAACCAGGAAAAAATTTCGTACATTTTGAACGAACTAATTACAAATCACAATACTAAATCAATCCAAGAAGTTTTTTCGAGTGAATACATTGTTCATACATCAAAAAAAGATTATAAAGGACATAAAATCATCATCAAGTGGGCCAAGAATTTACATGATTTTTTATCCGATTTAAAAATAGTAAAAATTCAATTCTTAGTACAAACAGAGGATTTGATAGTATGGAAAAGAACCTTACGTGGAAAAATAAAACCTTCCAAGAACAAAAACTTAAAAACAAGTAAAACCATTCAGTGGGACGAAATGATTGTTTCCAAATTTAAAAATGGTTTTATTATAGAAGAATGGAATAATTCCGAATTTCTAGGTGTACTTTTTTCCAAACCAAATTGAATTAAAAATTCTATAACAATAACAAATTCATGTCTCTAAAAAAATTCGAAGTAAAACTTATCTCATTAACGAAGATATATTCTTTCTATTTGTTAGTTTCATTTGGTTATATCCTTTATCATGGATTAACAGAAGAAAAAGACTTAAAATCAACTTTTGCTCTTGTACTGGGTAATAAAGTAGAACTAAATGGAAAACCTTCGGATCGATTACAAGCAAGATTAGATCGTGCCGTTTTCCTTTATAAGGAAAATTCAATTCAGAAAATAATAGTCTCTGGAGGGATTGGAAAAGAAGGATTTGACGAAGCAAAAATAATGAAAGAATATTTAATAGCAAATGGCTTAAATGCAAATCAAATCATAGAAGACAATCTAGGTTACACTACGGAAAAATCTGCAGATAATTTAAAGGAAATCTTGAAATCGCATGAATCGGAACCAATTCTTATCATTTCGCAGTATTATCATCTTCCTAGAGCAAGTTACCTAGTAAAAAGAGCAGGATTCAATAATATCAAAACATCTTACGCCAGATACATTGAAATACGTGACCTATATTCCATTTTCAGAGAAACAATAGCTTTACCTTATATAATAGTTGTTAACTCATTTTTTAAGCACTAAATAAATTTTTTAAATAATACTTTGCCAGGTTTTTAAATAATAATTGTCATGGAAATCAATCATGAATGAAGATTCAAATTTAAAACTAATTGATAAACAGCTAAACGCATACAATAACAAAGATATAGATTTGTTTTTAGAATGTTGGGATAAAAATGCCAAAATCTTTTTGCATCCGGATACACTGGTAGCCGAAGGAACTGAAGAGATCAAAGAAAGGCATTTAATTCGTTTTCAAGAACCAAATCTTTTTGCAAAACTAATTTCTAGAACTAAATTCAACGGTAAAATTGTAGACCATGAATTGGTTACCAGGAATTTTCCTGAAGGAAAAGGTACGATTGAAGTATTAGCGATTTATGAAATTATGAACCACAAAATTTCTAATGCCTGGTTTTTGATGGGAGAACCAAAATTCTAATTTTAAGTTTTTAAACAAATTCAAATTTCAACTCGAGGTTTGTATTCCCCAGAAAATCGAATCTAGATATTCCTTTTCGATCTATATTTTCTTGTTGAAAGATTGTCATTATCCACTCATATAACTCTGTTTAAACTGAAACGAGTTCAAATTTTTAAGAACAAACGGAATCTTTCGAAACCACAAAAGGGAAATACTATGGCAGCACCAAAGAAGAAAAAAACCACTGGAACTAAAACCAAATCCAATCTCAAAAAATTAGATTATCGACCCAATCCGACTCACACCATTTCCCCTTTTCTTATGTTTAACGCGAACATTGAAGAGGTAGCAAAGTTTTACGCATCGGTTTTTAAAAAATCCAAAATCGTAACCGCAAATCCCATGCAAGGGGAGTTCATTTTAAACGGTCAAAAGTTTAAAGCTTACAATGGTGGACCGGAATTTAAATTTTCTTGGGGAGTTTCCTTTATGATCAGTGTAGAAACCCAAAAAGAAGTAGATTATTATTGGAATGCACTTTTAGCCAATGGCGGTAAAGAAAGTATGTGTGGTTGGCTTCAGGATCAATTTGGAATGCACTGGCAAGTGACTCCCAATATTCTTTTAAAACTTATTTCGCACAAAGATCCTATAAAAGTAGAACGTGCCACACAAGCCATGTTAAAAATGAGAAAAATAGATATAGCGGCACTGAAAGAAGCAGTAAGTTAATTAATTTAACTTACTACAATCAGACAGCTGTTACTTGTTTTTCAGAGATCAAATTGTATTTCAATTTAATTTGATCAATTTTTTCTTCCATTGACTTCCATAAAGAATCTTTTTCTGGATGGAAGGTACAAAGCACACCTTGTCTCACCAAATCAATGATTTCATCAATGGAAAAATCTAAGAAACGATAGAGTTTAAAAAATTCATACGTAAGATTCACATTAAAGATATCTGGATCATCCGTATTGATACACAACATAAGTCCCTGGTCGTAATAATAT
Protein-coding regions in this window:
- a CDS encoding YdcF family protein, with translation MLVSFGYILYHGLTEEKDLKSTFALVLGNKVELNGKPSDRLQARLDRAVFLYKENSIQKIIVSGGIGKEGFDEAKIMKEYLIANGLNANQIIEDNLGYTTEKSADNLKEILKSHESEPILIISQYYHLPRASYLVKRAGFNNIKTSYARYIEIRDLYSIFRETIALPYIIVVNSFFKH
- a CDS encoding steroid delta-isomerase; translation: MNEDSNLKLIDKQLNAYNNKDIDLFLECWDKNAKIFLHPDTLVAEGTEEIKERHLIRFQEPNLFAKLISRTKFNGKIVDHELVTRNFPEGKGTIEVLAIYEIMNHKISNAWFLMGEPKF
- a CDS encoding VOC family protein, which encodes MAAPKKKKTTGTKTKSNLKKLDYRPNPTHTISPFLMFNANIEEVAKFYASVFKKSKIVTANPMQGEFILNGQKFKAYNGGPEFKFSWGVSFMISVETQKEVDYYWNALLANGGKESMCGWLQDQFGMHWQVTPNILLKLISHKDPIKVERATQAMLKMRKIDIAALKEAVS